From the genome of Primulina huaijiensis isolate GDHJ02 chromosome 11, ASM1229523v2, whole genome shotgun sequence:
tttctcattaatagctcgttgttcttttccgccacaagaagacaggcgatgagttcagaatatctcgcaaatccacgctctctatattgttgctgtagagttatatttgatgcgtgaaacgtggaaaatgttttttcaagcatttctgattctgtaacctcatgtccacaaaattttaattgcgagattattcgatacatcgtcgAATTGTAATCaattactttcttaaaatcttggaatctcaacatatttcattcgtcacgggcggtcggaagtataacttccattatatgttcaaatctttcttttaattctttccaCAGAGCAatgtgatctttttcgatgagatattcacatttcaaaccttcatcaagatgtcggcgcaaaaatattataacttttgctttttcttgtgatgaagatatacaaTTTTCTTTAgtagtctcgcttagacccaatgactcaagatgcatttctacatcgagagtccatggcatataatttttctccGTTATGTCGAgtgcaatgaattcgagctttgccaagttagccatggtggtactaaaaagaattatgatgcattttattagttaatgaatattgcaataaaaagtaatggataaacaacaagtacaagcattcgtaaaaataaagaaaacacacgaggaggatattctccgataaatacaagactcgtgagtatgataaccaaagtaattaaaaataactttgtgaaagccatcttcttttttcttcaaaatttgatgaagaataattttagagaagaagagaaagttggagtgattgaatatgtttgtgagatcatatttatagggcaaaaactagctgttttgttaccgtttatgaccgttggtgtacaagaaaataaatgtatgtatttgtataattttatggtaataatatggtgtatataatattagtaatgttttaaataattatgtatatcatatcacaatattataatgaggtgtcataagatattttgtttaaaaaccttataggcttttatacttgtcgtatcccttaccgggagtgtgggatgtcgtcttaacatcctctcaggatttataacaagttttttgaaaaatttatttttattatttataataacattatattatatattaaatatatacacaataaataaataaacaataaaataaatattattacttttgttacttttttcttctgttttgtagcttggaaaaatatggaggacttttagagtttCGTGCCGATAACGtgttatgaaaaagtaaaaatttatggtaaaaagaaaaaatctcaaactctcaaaattatcccactacacactttataatatttttctctcaactcaattgtgattttcttcacaaatgagagatctatttatagaaaatttttacaaataatccaaaaataaattacatcattaccttcatcatcacacacaaattttaatattcaacacctaattttacctaattttcaacattcaaatattcaacattcaatgttAATTTTCAACAATTAGAAGACTATTTCAATTCATTTATCATTCAATTGTAAAACATTTTCCAAAACtacaaacaaaatatcttatgtaTGTGAATGACATGTGGCTTGTTCCGCTGGTTATTATTAGGGTGGAGCCCCCGAACATGGAGGGTAGCAGACCAGACCAGGTTACACTCTGACAGAGAAGAAATAAATGGTAGGATCGGTGTGAACACTTTGACATTGCATGAGCAGCTTAGCTGACACAAAAGTAATCAATAGCACAGCGCCAGTAACAGATTACCCTATATATGTCCtacatcaagaaaatatttatcaGGCTTACcacaaaaaaaacatttttcaggcAGTCCTACATATTTTACCTTATTTTATCCaaggatgaagactgctcacGAATAAGATCTCCCCATATATTGAAAGATCCATATGTGTACAAATGACTCAGAAAACATAAGAATCCTGCTACCAAGTACTACCCTAACAATTGCCCTAATGATCCATGTTTTGCAACATTACTATTGACCATGTGTTACGATATAGACTCTTGGATACACGAGTAGAgtaagatttttttaatattcaaactattttttaatatcgCTATTAATATTCaaactattttttaatatcgctattaatattaaaaatatacaatttaactaaattatacttaatcatataatgttaatgaacaaaattataattacattaatataatataaataatacaaacaaaatattaaaaaaattaattacattACCTTCTCAGACGTAATTATACGGAACttgtaataatatcaacataACGATGCTTCTTCGTATCTCTTCAAATGAAATTGATgataaaatcaacaaataatattaatatatgatcgaAGTAGAAAAAATGGATTTTGCGCATATAAATCGGATGAAAGAAATAAGATACGAGAATGAATATGAGGAACAATTATTTTCGGCGAGGATGGAAAGAATAGCGCAATGGGAAACACGGATTCCCAGAATCCGTGACAGGGTGTTGCGGAttctattagcgacggtttttgtataagtcgcaaatagcgacggtttttgatttAACCGtagctaatagcgacggttttccacaaaccgtcgccgatctccctttttttttttaaaaaaaaaaaacaatttaaatccGAACACACGGAATGGACACGGATTTTTAGAATCCGTGCCagactttctttttcttttttttttaaaaaaataaaaaaaaataaatctgaatCCGGGACAGTAAGTCTCGGATTGTAATACTTTTACAACTTTTTCAAATTTGCCATATTTTTAcaatactttaattaatttgtaatatttttaaaaaaaacccggGAAGGGAAACCGTAGCCGAATTTCTTGAAATGTCAAGTCAAAAGGCGATACCCAAACGAGACAAGTTTTTATTATTGCTGAGATGTGGATGCACAATGATTACTGAATAACCAACCATTTTAAAGGACCGGGAGTTTATTTACCCTTTCTTGGGGCGAGGCgtaaatttgaattttcaacAGTAGCGATCACGAACTTAATTCGAGTTTAGACAAGTTTCACAAGATTCCAATCCTATGGTAAAAGATTCTATAGTAGAAGAGTAAAGAAAGTTCGGTGATTGTCTGTATGAATACAGCCAATAATTGAACACAGTACCATTGGACAATCCACTGATCATCGAACAGGATTAACAATAATTCTTATGCAATGGCAACAGTAATAACCACCGACAGAGTGCAATTACAAATACAGAAAAGAGAAAGATTGAGTATTCCCTCACAACTAGAGGTGGAAAAGTCTCCATTTGAGTGTCTCAGGGAGCTCAATAATGACTAAGAGCTCAATTTACTTATATTTGCCGAGAGAAAAACGTAATCTTTCTCACATAAGAGTAACATAATTCCTGAATCCTGATTATAGCAGATGGATTTCGTACTATTTATTTATAGCTTACAACAGTAGAACGGTGCAAGCAGACATTCGAGAGTTGAACAGCTACTTAGTGAATCATGAACAGTTTGAGTGCCCTTACCAGGAAGATAGAGCAAACTGATATTCTAAAAAACGATATCCATCATCCTTGCAACATCGTAACACGCTAAATAAAGAATGGCAGATGTCTAATGAACCTATTCCATCAGCCCAAGCTAAATAAAGAATGGCACATGTCTAATGGACCTATTCCATCTGCCCAATTCATTAGGACACTCATTTCAGAGTTACAGTCCAGAAATTCCATATGTGAAATTTCTGATATACCATGGGTGTTTCACATCGGAGTTCCATGCAAACACTGGTCCTAAAAGTTATCCACAAGTTTAAGAACTTCTTACTGCAATGGGAAGAAGCCCACTCTTAGCCATCTCTGTGAGAATGTTAAAAACGGCATCCATGTtaccttctttgaaattcatctcAACGAGGAATTTAGCCTGCTCCCCATCAGTGATTCTACAGCTTCTTAATAAATCTTGTAGTATTTCACTCAGCTCTTTGTTCATCCCTGCTTTGTGTAGTTCTCTTATTATAGAAATAACAGAAACCACATGGGGAACGAGTCCTTGATCAACCATTTCCCTGTAGAGATTGAATGCTTTCTGCAAGTTCCCATGTCTACAATGACCATGAATTAGAACATTATAAACTGCTTCACTTGGCTTGTGGTTTTTGTGAAGCATTTCTCGAAAAACTCGATCCGCTTCTTTCATCAGACCTTTCATACAGAATCCTTTGATAAGAGCTACCCCACTTTGAAATTCAATATTACTACAACTTTCAATCAAGAAATCGTAAGTCAAGTCATAAGGAACAGATTGCTCATAGAACAACTTGAAGAGAAGCCGCTTGGCTTCCTTGCTGCGAGCCTCTTTGTTTAGCCCGTTTATTAACACACTATAGGTAACAACATCGGGAAAAAACCCCTTGGAGATCATTTCATCATGGAGACGAATTGCGCTACCAATATCATCTTCATGACAAAAAGCATTTATAAGAGTGGTGTATGTACATTTGTCGGGTAGCAGACCGGTTTTCCACATTTCTTGAAATAACTCACAAGCTTCGGTTAATCTCCAGACCCCACAAAGTCCTTGGATCAAAGATGAAAAAGTAATGGCATCTGGTAAGATTCCCTTCTCGATCATCTCCTCTTTCATCTTAAATGCCTTGCACAAATCTGAATTTCGACAAAAACCAGATATGATGGTACTGTAACTTACAACATCCGGATTTATTCCTTTCACAGTCATTTCTTGGATCAACTGCAAACCATCTTCGATGCTACCGGATACACAATGCCCATTGATCAACGTATTATATGTCACGACAGAAGGTGAAAAGCCCCTACTAATCATTTCATTTAGAAGTCTATAAGCTTCATCCATGAACCCTTGTTGAGAGAAACCATCAATCAAAGTCGTATATGTTTTCTCATTCGGGCTAATTCCCCTGACCCGCATCTGATCAAGAAACTCCATGGCTCGATGCAAGTTTCTTGCTTTACATACACTATTTATCAAAGCAGTATAAGTCACCACATTGGGAGACAACCCATTACTCACCATCTCCGCATGCAAAAAAAGAGCTTCATGAATATTTCCCTCCTTACAATATCCATTAACAAGAGTGTTATAAGTCACTTCATCAGGAAGCAAACCTTTGCTCCTCATGTCTGCAAAAACCTTACCAGTCTCCTTCATTCTCCCCGCACGACACAACCCATTCAGTATCACATTATACGTAATCACGTTTGGCTCCAACTTTTTCTGCCACATCAAATTCAATAATCTATAGGCCTCGTCGATATTCCCTATTTTACAGTATGCATCCATCAAAGTATTATATGTGACCACATTCGGTAAACAACCCTTCTTCTCCATCTCCTCGAGTAAATCTAACCCTTTATCGATGTGTTTATTAGCACATGTCCCTCTTATCAATATGTTGTAAGTAAAAACATTCGGAGAAATGCCACTTTCCACCATACCACGATACACATTCCCAGCTAACTCTACGTGTCCGTGAGCTGAACTACGAATTACTGCCTCTAGAATAGAGTTATATGACAGTACACTAGGCATGAACCCGTGACATTTAGCTAAACTTATAAAATTCAAAGCTCTATCGATCATTTTCAATCTAGAAAACGCTTTTACCATCAAATCAAACACACCGGAGCTCGAGTTGCACGCCTGGTATGTGTCCTTCAGGCATGAAAACAGTAAATCTCCCTCCAAGTAATCGGGAAAAGCTACAGAAATCTCCTCCGCGAGGGCTTGAGCTTTCTTATAGAGCTTGAAGCGGGTAAGGATGTGAATGGCGAGACAATGACATTGCAGGTCATTGATAAAGAAGGGGAATTTACAAGCCCAATCGATAAATTTTAGTATCACGATTGAGTCGTTCTGCGATTGGATTAGTAAGTAGGAGGCGGACTGAGGAGTAAATTGGGATGTTAAAGGGTCGAGATGGAACAGGTCGTGCCGTTTGAGAAAGGCTATGGCTTTATCGACGAGGAGAGTATCCGGCGGAGAGGAAGAAAGGGAAGGTGGTCGCGGTGGTGTTGATGGAGTCGGAGGCGGCGGCCGGAGAGGTAACGTGTGAAGGACTCGCAGTGGGAGTCTACGAAGGGGCATTTCGGGAAAATCCTCGGAAATAATCGAATGAAAGCCGTACAAAATTAAGTGcagataaatttataaatatagggttattttaaataattttaaaaataattttaatctttactcttaaataaaagaaataaagtgTTAAATAATGATAAGTCTCtgaggcaaaaatttgtgtgaaacagtctcacgagtcgtattttgtgagacagatctcttatttgagtcatccatgaaaaagtattactttttatgctaagaatattactttttattgtgaatatcggtaaggttgatccgtctcacagataaagattcatgagaccgtctcacaaaatacctcTAAAACATTAAAAACTTCACCACccatattaatattaattattttaaagatcTTTCCCTAATATTACTAGATAGCAAATGAATAGCTACAACAAAACCGAACAGATGCATGCAATCTCAAATTTCCCCTTCCACCATTGAAGTAAAAGTTGATGACTGAAatctaaaaatataacataaacgaATGAAGTAAAAGTTAGATATTTTAGTTTAAGTTTCACCATTTGCATGCGTTAGTAAAATAGATTTTGTGCCTGAATTATTATAAGTTTCGCAATCTCTTGTGACACATATATTACATGAGAAGCCCATTTCATTGGGTAAGATCGTGACATTTAGCAAAGAAGAATGTTAGAAAATCAAAAGCTTACTCAAAgtgaaaaataactaaattagCATCAGCTCGAGTTATACATGTAATCTGCAGAGCATGTACATTTTCGTGGCATTGAAGGTAAATCAATCTTGCACTGAATGCTGGAGTCGACACAACCACATTGCCTGCCTTAATATACCAATCCACAAAGAATATCCACACCAAAAACACAATGTGAGAActgatttttaaacaaaaaacttCGGTGTAAAGGTCCTTCCATCGTCGAACACTGATATTCAGCGTTCGAAACAATCCGTATTAGCAACTGTATAGCCCTGTTGGTCACCAGGCAGCTGACGAGTGACACCAAAAGATAGAGGGAACGATGCACGAAAATTCTAATATGCTTGGGGAATCACATTGCCAACTCAAGAATCAAGATCATTCTTATACTCCAAGATCGAATCATGGTCAAGGAGACTTCATGGTGTATCAGAAGATCCACTCCCCTACTTGATGATGGTATTAAGTAGTATCGGTCAAGACATCGTTCGGATCCTCTTCGTCTGAATCAAATTCGACCTGCAGTAGAATGAAAAAATCACCAACTTCACTATCTACATTTCAGTTGAAAATTGCAGCAAaaacaatcaaaccaccaaagGTTCATCACtaccagatgcatttggatTTCAAGAATCATTAAAACTCACATTTTCATCCTTAAACCAGCTTCCATGGCAATCACGCTTCCAGCCAGCAGCCGTGAACTTCAGTTCCTTCTCTCGACGCTCTCTACAATCCAATTGCTGCATCATTCCAACAACTCCTCTCTGAGCAACATAATTACAAGTTTCGGATTCCAAAACCGGGTTTccacatgttttactgcttggaCCTACTCTACTAGAATACACCTCAGAAGCAACTTTCTGCACTCGCTCGATCAGAGGCTTGTTAGTACTTTTTGGTCGTTTAACCGAAGCACAGGCGGCGGAATTAGGAGTCGGAGAATCCGACAATGCAATTCTCTTGTTAACCTCTTCTTTCCTAGCTAATTCCCTATCCCTGAACCTCATCGCGGCGGTTCGATGGCAGGAACCTTTCACATGGGTCTGCATCCAGAAATTTACAGAACATTAGGGTTTCCAAGTTCCTAATTGGTCGCAAAATGTCTGGTGAATTTAGAATAAACAGAAGTAAATAAACACACTCAAATCGTGGGAATTTTCGTTATCTTACTGAGAGCATGATCAAGGAGTCGAGAACAGGGTTCTTAGGACAAATTAGACAAGCAAATTTGCCGTTGGAGAGTTTCTTGTAGGAAGACGCATCGATTCCATCTAGCAATAAATCGTCGACTCTTCTCTTCCGATGTTGGGCTTCTCTAGCCCAGCTATCTCCGCCGAACACGCTCATCCCACAGAACTGGGCGGCGGCGGAGGAGGCGGAGGCGGAGGCGAGTGTTAAATTAGTATATTAAAGTTCAGTGCTCGAAACACACACTCACAGTTGATGtcaaaacataacaaaaaaaataaattaattttttaaaaataaattaattttatgttttttttataatccaATCTAATTATCTAAGAGAGGGGAATTGAACTTGAATTTTTACTCTACCggtaatttatgttttttttcaagcgtgaaattgttataattttttttttttttacaagggAGGGGGGACACCCACAATAAACATCTAACATAATATTACTCTTCTACAAGAGCCAATTCTCATCTTGTCTTTGTCGATGATGTCTTGTAAACCTGTGGGAGGATTGCATATGGTTTTGTAACCTCTTTCGTATTTCAAGGCTTCCGAAGCTAGAAAGTCGGCAGCCTTATTTTGTTCTCTATAGATGTGGTTGACTCTTACTTTCCAATTCTTAGCAAGGAGGTCGAGACAGGTAGTGATCAAGTTAACTAAGGATGAACTTGGCGTTTCTTCTTTTTTGAGCCACTTGACTACTATCTCTGAATCGATCCCAAGAGAGATCTTCTTATATCCTGAGTTCCAGGCTAGCTCGAGCCCCTTGCAAGCTGCCCAGAGCTCTGCCTCCTCGATTGAGCACCAGCCAATGTTGTACATGAATCCCATGATCCAATCGCCGAGGTCGGTCCGCAATAAACCTCCCCCACCTGCTTTACGAGCCTTCTGCTTACAGCTACCGTCTACGTCCAGTGAAATCCATCCTGTAGGTGGAGGGCTCCATCGGATGATACAATTGGTGTAACCCGTATTGTAGCTTGGCATAACTTTCTTTGAAGCAAAGGCAGATTTAATTTGAAGTAGATGACCTTTGATCCGCTGCTCTTTGAGATCCACGTCCAATTTCTTGTTGTTGAAGACAAAGTTGTTTCGCCAATGCCAAATCCACCAAAGCGTAATGGCAAAGAGTATGTTCCAATCCAGATTTTTGGAGTTCTTGGATTTATGACCTAAGTTTCTCATGAGCCATGCATCAAAGGATGGATTGTGGGAAGTTTGGAACGCCTTAGTAGACATAAGTCTGCGCCAAATTTTCTTAGCTTCTTCGCATTTTCGGAAGATGTGATCAACGTCTTCCAATTCATAATGACATAAAGCACATGATTCGTTAGTGGTGAAGCCTCGTTTCAGTCTTTCGGCGTTACTCATAACCTTCCCATGTCTTACTAACCAAATAAAGGCTCTTATTCGATAAGGAACTTCCAGTTTCCAAATAGTTCCCCAAGAGTTGTCCCTTTCCTGTTCATACAAATTCAGTATTAACTCATAGGCCGAGCTAACAGAGAATTTACCCGTGTTTGTGTTTCCCCAGCATCTGCTGTCCTCTATGGCCTGATCTTCACTTAGAATATAGGCCGCCAATGTATTTTCCACATCGGTTGGTAGTAACCCGGATAGGGCCCCCCAATCCCAACCTTCGCCTTTGATCCAGTAATCGTGAACTTTTTTTTGGATGTCAACTTGATCAATGCTTTTGAGTAAAAATGTGCACAATGGAGCATTTTCTATCCATTTGTCTGTCCAAAAGTAAGTAGATGTCCCATTGCGTGCTACATATTTTGTCCCTTTTTCCACGTACTGCATGATCTTGGAAATCCCTTGCCACACCCTTGATGAACCTTGTCTAGATATGAAGCTCCTATTGTTAGTGTTTTTGCATGTGTATTTTCCTTTCAGTACTTGTGTCCAGAGGCCTTCTTTTTCTTCCATTAGTCTCCAACCGAGCTTTGTCAATAATGCTTGGTTCATAGGATACATTCTTTTAATGCCTAGCCCACCTAAATATTTGGGGGAAGATACTACATCCCATTTAACCAGGTGGCATTTTTTTTCCCCAATCTTCCCTCCCCACAGGAAATTCCGGATGATTTTCTCAATTTCGGAGCATATTCCCATGGGTAATAGGTTCGTCTGCATAGAGTAAAGCGGGATTGCATTGAGTACCGATTGAACTAATACTTTCCGTCCTGCAAAGCTCAAGTACTTGGTTTTCCATCCCTCAAGCCTCGATTTGACTCTGTCTAGCACTTTTTTGAACAGGTTGTTGGTGACTCTTCCGTGTATAGATGGCACTCCTAGATATCTGCCTAGGTCTGTCGTTAGTGGGATCCCTGAAGCAGAGGACAAGTCATTCGCCACTGTAGCGCTCACATTTCTGGAGAAGAAGATTTGAGATTTTTGGAAATTGACTCGTTGGCCAGAGCTAAAGCATAATTTGTTCAAGCAATCCATGATAATATGCAGCTGGTCGGTTGAAGCTTCAGCAAAAAGAACCATATCATCAGCAAAGAGCAAGTGTGATATGAGAGGACCATTTCTAGATAGCCGGATGGCTTTCCAGGATCCAATGTTCACGGCCTGGCAAATAATGTGGCTAAGACGCTCAATACAAAGAACAAAGATATATGGAGATATTGAGTCCCCTTGTCTAATTCCTCTGTCAGGTTTGATCCAGTCCATTTGTTCTCCATTCCACAAGATAGACAGCCTGGGAGTTGTGATGCAATTCATGATGTTTCTGATCCATTCCCTGTTGAGACCCACGTCAGTAAGTGTTTCCCGAATAAAGTCCCATGAAAGTCTATCAAAGGCTTTCTCTAAGTCAATTTTTATGGCCATATACCCTTTAGCACCAGATTTTTTCCTCATGGAGTGGAGCACCTCTTGGTACACAATGATATTGTCTGAAATCTGGCGACCTTGGACGAAGCTGCTCTGGTATGGCCCAATGAGATCAGGCATAACAGTCTTTAGCCGATTGGTCATGGTTTTTGTGAGGATTTTATAGCTCACATTGCAGAGGCTAATTGGTCTAAATTGGGTTACGAACTCCGGGTTAGGGACTTTTGGGACCAATGTGAGGAAAGTATCATTTGTCCCCAACGGAATTTCTCCGGATTCGAAGAAATTAAGAGCAAAGTCGCATATAGATTTACCAACGATGTGCCACATTTTCTGATAGAATCCGGCAGGAATGCCATCTGGTCCGGGAGCTTTGAATGGAGACATGTCAAAGAGAGCCCGCTTGATCTCGTCTGGTGAAAAAGGTGTATTTACGGCGAGAGAATGAGCTTCTGGCAGTGGTGGGAAACAACATCTTCCCATCGGGGAGGATGCACATGTCTGGTCTGAGGTGTACAGAGAGGAGTAGAAATCTCTGATTTTGTTTTTAAGTTGGTCCATATCTGTTATCCAAGTTTCATTGTCATCCTTGAGGGCTTCGATCTTACTTCTAGTTCTTCTGACCATGGTAGAAGCATGATAGAATTTGGTGTTTCTATCACCGGAGACAATCCACTCCTCCCTAGATTTTTGAAACCACAAGAGTTCTTCCTGTTCCAGGACTTTATCTAATTCTCTTCGCAATTTAGCTTCAAGTTTAAAAAGACTATGTCGAGGTTGGTTACCCAAACTTCTTTGCACACCCTCTATTCTTGCCACTAACTTCCTCTTTCGATGGTGGATATTACCAAATGTTGAGAAGTTCCAACTGGATAGTGTATTGGCCATTTTTGAAACATTATCACTGAGCGTATGTTGGTCATGCCATTCATTTCGAACTACTTTGTGAAAATCTTCATGGGTGAGCCAGGCTGCCTGGAAACGAAAGGGGCCTTTGTATTTGTAGTTTGAGTTTCCAGCAAGTCTAACGAGCAATGGAGCATGATCTGATTGTATGATAGGAAGGTGGGTCACCCTCGCTTCTGGGAATAGCTCGCTCCATTCAATCGTACACACTCCCCTATCCAGACGGGCTCCTTTGAAGGTTGCGCTACTGAGACCTCTTACCCAAGTGAATCTGGATCCGGAAAAACCAATATCTATAAGGCCTTGATTGAAAAGCCAGTCGTTGAATCCAGAACTTCTATGGTGGGTTGCACCTTCTGTTGTACTAGTTTCGTGCTCGTAACTCACGGAATTGTAGTCACCAATAGATAGCCACGGCCCTTGTATGTTAAGGTTTTCCTTGGTGAGATCTTGCCAAAGTCTCTTTCGAAGAGTGGGATTTGGGCTTCCATAGACTATTGAAAGAAGCCAAGGAGCCGAATTGTTTGTCTCTAGACGTGCTAGGACAAATTGTGGGTGAGAGTACAAAATCTCCAAAGTGACATCGTCATTCCAAAAGATCCAAATGCCTCCGCTGAACCCAACTGCTTCAACCCTTACCCAATTTTCATACTTCATCTTGTTGCAGATGGTATCCGCGTGTGTTCCTGAAACTCGAGGCTCTAGCAAGCCTAGAATCTTTGGGTTATGAATTTTGATCATATCTTTGAGGTAGCGGTTCAGTTCTTTAGAAGCCGCACCTTGACAATTCCAAACCATGAGATTCATGTGGAAACCCAGCAGATTAATATTGCACCTGCAAAATGTGCAACAGAATACTTACCATTCACTAGGAGGCTTAGACTTGTTGGGGCTGGGATGTGCCCAACAAAGTCTCCTTGACGACTTCGTTTTCTCCCTTATCTGCATCGTGTTCCATTAAATCTTCATCTCCTGGGTGTCTAGGTATGAGGGGAGGGTCTTGGTGGTGCTCATCAACCAAATCTTCTTCCAGAAGGATGTCGTTCTCCCATGACTCCCGGCTTGGCCTGTTATGAATTACCTCCCGAGTTATATGAGTGCCCCCCTGTGATCCTCGAACTAATACATGTTCTTCTTCAGCAGCAGCGTGTCTTGGTCGATAATGGTACTCCGGCCTTCCCATGTTGTTAAGACCATGTCTCTGTTTCTCTTTAATTATAGAGTTGCTCTTGTCATTATTATGCGTGTGGGTCTCTTTGTAATTTACTTGAACATTGGGTCTCCTCCCTTTACCTGCTAAGTGTCCTGTCAAGGTGGGGTTATCATAGTGCATTTCGGTCCCATCTGCATTTAAGCCCATATCGTAGTTTGCTTCCTCTCCCAGTACTTCAAAATTCGAATGATGCATGTGGTTATGGTGGATAGGTATATTTTCCATATCCTTATTGTTTTTCTGATTTCCAAAATTATCCGATCTTCCAAATctatttttgtcaaattttcgTGAAGGACGCGATACCATCATCCAGGGCCCGAATGTGTCCGTAACCTCCGCTGGAATTAGAactttcctatttggctcaattGGATCTTTGCTGTGCTCTCCTCTCCCGTTTGTCGCTTGTGCCACCGCCCCGTCGAAGTTCTCAGCTGCCTTTGAGGCTGTGCATTCTCCTTGGCGATG
Proteins encoded in this window:
- the LOC140987728 gene encoding uncharacterized protein translates to MGSDHVNMVIETPKATTTEMKQSSFKETLLGTQANNLTDRYQENDGFISDDDLYGEYEEDEGCPVIKISQEEKRRLRRPWQQTLIVKVMGRSIGYNYLLRRIKSLWKPKAPLELVALENDYFLVRFASLDDYEFAKYGGPWLVLDHYLIVKEWYPNFDPLSDNTEKVLVWVRFPCLPIEYYDTEFLMKIGSKIGRPIRVDQATSLVSRGKFARICVEVDINKPLLAKFMLRRKVRKIEYEGIHLICFKCGVYGHRQGECTASKAAENFDGAVAQATNGRGEHSKDPIEPNRKVLIPAEVTDTFGPWMMVSRPSRKFDKNRFGRSDNFGNQKNNKDMENIPIHHNHMHHSNFEVLGEEANYDMGLNADGTEMHYDNPTLTGHLAGKGRRPNVQVNYKETHTHNNDKSNSIIKEKQRHGLNNMGRPEYHYRPRHAAAEEEHVLVRGSQGGTHITREVIHNRPSRESWENDILLEEDLVDEHHQDPPLIPRHPGDEDLMEHDADKGENEVVKETLCNINLLGFHMNLMVWNCQGAASKELNRYLKDMIKIHNPKILGLLEPRVSGTHADTICNKMKYENWVRVEAVGFSGGIWIFWNDDVTLEILYSHPQFVLARLETNNSAPWLLSIVYGSPNPTLRKRLWQDLTKENLNIQGPWLSIGDYNSVSYEHETSTTEGATHHRSSGFNDWLFNQGLIDIGFSGSRFTWVRGLSSATFKGARLDRGVCTIEWSELFPEARVTHLPIIQSDHAPLLVRLAGNSNYKYKGPFRFQAAWLTHEDFHKVVRNEWHDQHTLSDNVSKMANTLSSWNFSTFGNIHHRKRKLVARIEGVQRSLGNQPRHSLFKLEAKLRRELDKVLEQEELLWFQKSREEWIVSGDRNTKFYHASTMVRRTRSKIEALKDDNETWITDMDQLKNKIRDFYSSLYTSDQTCASSPMGRCCFPPLPEAHSLAVNTPFSPDEIKRALFDMSPFKAPGPDGIPAGFYQKMWHIVGKSICDFALNFFESGEIPLGTNDTFLTLVPKVPNPEFVTQFRPISLCNVSYKILTKTMTNRLKTVMPDLIGPYQSSFVQGRQISDNIIVYQEVLHSMRKKSGAKGYMAIKIDLEKAFDRLSWDFIRETLTDVGLNREWIRNIMNCITTPRLSILWNGEQMDWIKPDRGIRQGDSISPYIFVLCIERLSHIICQAVNIGSWKAIRLSRNGPLISHLLFADDMVLFAEASTDQLHIIMDCLNKLCFSSGQRVNFQKSQIFFSRNVSATVANDLSSASGIPLTTDLGRYLGVPSIHGRVTNNLFKKVLDRVKSRLEGWKTKYLSFAGRKVLVQSVLNAIPLYSMQTNLLPMGICSEIEKIIRNFLWGGKIGEKKCHLVKWDVVSSPKYLGGLGIKRMYPMNQALLTKLGWRLMEEKEGLWTQVLKGKYTCKNTNNRSFISRQGSSRVWQGISKIMQYVEKGTKYVARNGTSTYFWTDKWIENAPLCTFLLKSIDQVDIQKKVHDYWIKGEGWDWGALSGLLPTDVENTLAAYILSEDQAIEDSRCWGNTNTGKFSVSSAYELILNLYEQERDNSWGTIWKLEVPYRIRAFIWLVRHGKVMSNAERLKRGFTTNESCALCHYELEDVDHIFRKCEEAKKIWRRLMSTKAFQTSHNPSFDAWLMRNLGHKSKNSKNLDWNILFAITLWWIWHWRNNFVFNNKKLDVDLKEQRIKGHLLQIKSAFASKKVMPSYNTGYTNCIIRWSPPPTGWISLDVDGSCKQKARKAGGGGLLRTDLGDWIMGFMYNIGWCSIEEAELWAACKGLELAWNSGYKKISLGIDSEIVVKWLKKEETPSSSLVNLITTCLDLLAKNWKVRVNHIYREQNKAADFLASEALKYERGYKTICNPPTGLQDIIDKDKMRIGSCRRVILC